Proteins from a genomic interval of Brassica napus cultivar Da-Ae unplaced genomic scaffold, Da-Ae ScsIHWf_138;HRSCAF=249, whole genome shotgun sequence:
- the LOC125597229 gene encoding transmembrane emp24 domain-containing protein p24beta3-like — protein MERRQARSSKIHVFVLVCLILFSSIERISSLSVTVSDDECVQEYVLYEGDNVSGNFVVVDHDIFWGSDHPGLDFTVTSPAGNIVHTLKGTSGDKFEFKAPRSGMYKFCFHNPYSTPETVSFYIHVGHIPNEHDLAKDEHLDPVNVKIAELREALESVVSEQKYLKARDTRHRHTNESTRKRVIFYTVGEYIFLAAASGLQVLYIRKLFSKSVAYNRV, from the exons ATGGAGAGAAGACAAGCGCGGAGCTCGAAGATCCATGTCTTTGTATTGGTCTGTCTGATACTGTTTAGCTCGATCGAGCGAATCTCATCGCTCTCGGTTACTGTTAGCGACGATGAATGCGTACAAGAGTATGTCCTCTACGAAGGAGATAACGTCTCCGGAAACTTCGTCGTCGTCGACCATGATATCTTCTGGGGATCTGATCATCCCGGTTTGGATTTCACG GTGACGTCACCTGCTGGGAACATAGTACATACGTTGAAGGGAACATCAGGAGATAAGTTTGAGTTCAAGGCACCAAGAAGTGGAATGTACAAGTTTTGTTTCCACAACCCTTACTCTACTCCTGAAACTGTCTCCTTCTACATTCACGTTGGTCATATCCCCAACGAGCATGACTTAGCTAAAGACG AGCATTTGGACCCGGTGAATGTTAAGATAGCTGAGCTGAGAGAGGCTTTGGAGTCGGTTGTTTCGGAGCAAAAGTATTTGAAAGCACGTGATACCCGTCACCGTCATA CAAATGAGAGCACGAGAAAGCGAGTGATATTCTACACAGTAGGAGAGTACATTTTCCTAGCAGCAGCAAGTGGTCTTCAGGTTCTCTACATCCGCAAGCTCTTCAGCAAGTCGGTTGCATACAACAGGGTTTGA